The Tistrella mobilis genome window below encodes:
- the argS gene encoding arginine--tRNA ligase, translating to MSVFEEFRARIAGIVGALGTEGRLPADLDTANISVEPPRDAAHGDLATNAALVLAKAARMKPRDIAEALAEKLRADGDVETVEVAGPGFVNLRLSPAYWQGVVRSVLAVGTAYGDLTAGAGRRVNIEYVSANPTGPMHVGHARGAVVGDVLASLLIKAGYTVCREYYINDAGSQIDVLARSVHIRYREALGETVGEIPAGLYPGDYLVPLGQTLAAEFGDRWATAPDSEWLPVFKARAVEAMMALIRDDLAALGVRHDVFSSEKVLHENGAIDAALAALVEAGHIYEGVLEPPKGKLPDDWEPRPQTLFRATDFGDDVDRALKKSDGAYTYFAADIAYHFDKYRRGWPEQIDVLGADHGGYVKRMKAAVKAISGGAAELDVKLCQLVNLMANGEPVKMSKRAGTFVTLREVVDEVGRDVVRFIMLTRKNDATLDFDLAKVTEQSRDNPVWYVQYAHARARSVQRNAKEQMGIEAPTADAAPLHRLTHDAELGLIRRLAEWPRVVQGAADAHEPHRIAFYLQDLAAELHGLWTKGREDESLRIIVADDPEIVAARLALIEAARLVIASGLGVMGVQPVEELH from the coding sequence GTGAGCGTCTTCGAAGAGTTTCGCGCCAGAATCGCCGGCATCGTCGGGGCGCTCGGGACCGAGGGCCGTCTGCCGGCCGATCTGGACACCGCCAACATCTCCGTGGAACCGCCGCGTGACGCCGCCCATGGCGATCTCGCGACCAATGCCGCCCTGGTGCTGGCCAAGGCGGCGCGGATGAAGCCGCGCGACATTGCCGAGGCGCTGGCGGAGAAGCTGCGCGCCGACGGCGATGTCGAGACGGTGGAGGTGGCCGGGCCCGGCTTCGTGAACCTGCGCCTGTCACCCGCCTACTGGCAGGGTGTGGTGCGCAGCGTGCTGGCCGTCGGCACCGCCTATGGCGACCTGACCGCGGGTGCCGGCCGGCGGGTCAATATCGAGTATGTCTCGGCCAATCCGACCGGGCCCATGCATGTCGGCCATGCCCGGGGCGCCGTGGTCGGCGACGTGCTGGCCAGCCTGCTGATCAAGGCGGGCTATACCGTCTGCCGCGAATACTACATCAACGATGCCGGCAGCCAGATCGATGTGCTGGCGCGGTCGGTCCATATCCGCTATCGCGAGGCGCTGGGCGAGACGGTGGGCGAGATTCCGGCCGGTCTCTATCCGGGCGATTACCTGGTGCCGCTGGGGCAGACGCTTGCCGCCGAATTCGGCGACCGCTGGGCGACAGCCCCCGACAGCGAATGGCTGCCGGTGTTCAAGGCCCGTGCGGTCGAGGCGATGATGGCCCTGATCCGCGACGACCTCGCGGCGCTGGGCGTGCGCCATGACGTGTTCTCGTCGGAAAAGGTGCTGCACGAAAACGGCGCGATCGATGCGGCACTGGCGGCGCTGGTCGAGGCCGGGCACATCTATGAAGGCGTGCTGGAGCCGCCCAAGGGCAAGCTGCCCGACGACTGGGAGCCGCGCCCGCAGACCCTGTTCCGCGCCACCGATTTCGGCGACGACGTGGACCGGGCGCTGAAGAAGTCGGACGGCGCCTATACCTATTTCGCGGCCGACATCGCCTATCACTTCGACAAGTATCGCCGCGGCTGGCCCGAGCAGATCGACGTTCTGGGCGCCGATCACGGCGGCTATGTCAAGCGGATGAAGGCCGCCGTCAAGGCAATCTCGGGCGGTGCGGCCGAACTCGACGTCAAGCTCTGCCAGCTGGTCAATCTGATGGCCAATGGCGAGCCGGTGAAGATGTCGAAGCGCGCCGGTACCTTCGTCACCCTGCGCGAGGTGGTGGACGAGGTCGGGCGCGATGTGGTCCGCTTCATCATGCTGACCCGCAAGAATGATGCGACGCTCGATTTCGATCTGGCGAAGGTCACCGAGCAGTCGCGCGACAACCCGGTCTGGTACGTCCAGTACGCCCATGCCCGCGCCCGGTCGGTTCAGCGCAATGCGAAGGAGCAGATGGGCATCGAGGCGCCGACGGCCGATGCCGCACCGCTCCATCGCCTGACCCATGATGCCGAACTGGGCCTGATCCGCCGCCTGGCCGAATGGCCGCGGGTGGTGCAGGGCGCGGCCGATGCACATGAGCCACACCGAATCGCCTTTTATCTCCAGGACTTGGCCGCAGAACTTCATGGACTGTGGACGAAAGGCCGCGAGGATGAGAGCCTGCGGATCATCGTGGCTGACGATCCCGAGATCGTCGCCGCCCGCCTGGCACTGATCGAGGCCGCCCGTCTGGTGATCGCCTCGGGGCTGGGTGTGATGGGTGTGCAACCGGTCGAGGAGCTGCACTGA
- a CDS encoding zinc-dependent alcohol dehydrogenase family protein, whose translation MKAMVLQRPGTALVMETRPDPEPGPGRILVRVLACAVCRTDLHVVDGDLPDPKLPVVPGHEVVGVVEALGAGVDPSLAGKRVGVPWLGHACGTCRYCGMRAENLCDAPEFTGYTRDGGFATHMLADAGFAFPLADDADPVATAPLMCAGLIGWRSLKMAGEADRIGLYGFGAAAHIIAQVCRWQGREVFAFTSPGDSAAQAHARALGAVWAGGSDQAPPAELDAAILFAPVGHLVPKALAAVRKGGIVVCGGIHMSDIPSFPYRLLWGERRLVSVANLTRADGHEFLELAPRAGVKTSTIIYPLADANRALDDLRHGRFQGAAVLVP comes from the coding sequence ATGAAGGCGATGGTTCTGCAGCGGCCGGGAACGGCCCTGGTGATGGAGACGCGGCCTGATCCCGAGCCGGGGCCCGGGCGGATTCTGGTCCGCGTGCTGGCCTGCGCGGTCTGCCGCACCGATCTGCATGTGGTCGATGGCGATCTGCCGGACCCGAAGCTGCCAGTGGTGCCGGGGCACGAGGTGGTGGGCGTGGTCGAGGCGCTGGGTGCCGGTGTCGACCCGTCGCTCGCCGGGAAGCGGGTGGGCGTGCCCTGGCTGGGGCATGCCTGCGGCACCTGCCGCTATTGCGGCATGCGGGCCGAGAATCTGTGCGATGCCCCCGAATTCACCGGCTATACCCGCGATGGCGGCTTTGCGACCCATATGCTGGCCGATGCCGGTTTTGCCTTTCCGCTGGCCGATGATGCCGATCCGGTGGCAACGGCGCCGCTGATGTGTGCCGGCCTGATCGGCTGGCGGTCGCTCAAGATGGCGGGGGAGGCTGACCGGATCGGGCTCTACGGCTTCGGCGCTGCCGCCCATATCATCGCCCAGGTCTGCCGCTGGCAGGGGCGCGAGGTCTTCGCCTTCACCAGCCCTGGCGACAGCGCGGCGCAGGCCCATGCCCGGGCGTTGGGCGCGGTGTGGGCGGGCGGGTCGGACCAGGCGCCGCCGGCGGAACTGGATGCCGCGATCCTGTTCGCGCCTGTGGGCCATCTGGTGCCGAAGGCGCTGGCCGCGGTGCGCAAGGGCGGCATCGTGGTCTGCGGCGGCATCCATATGAGCGACATTCCGTCCTTCCCCTACCGCCTGCTCTGGGGCGAACGCCGGCTTGTGTCGGTCGCCAACCTCACCCGTGCCGATGGCCATGAATTCCTGGAACTGGCGCCGCGTGCCGGCGTGAAGACGTCCACGATCATCTATCCGCTGGCCGATGCCAATCGCGCGCTCGACGATCTGCGCCATGGCCGCTTTCAGGGGGCGGCCGTGCTCGTGCCCTGA
- a CDS encoding deoxyguanosinetriphosphate triphosphohydrolase — protein MAAADPRDVSSHLAPYACRPTRGRLIDEPESQIRSPFQRDRDRVVHARSFRRLMYKTQVFVSHEGDHYRTRLTHSLEVAQISRTIARVLGLDEDLAEVVALAHDLGHPPFGHAGEEALAQAAADFGGFDHNVQALRVITMFERRYAAFDGLNLSWETIEGIAKHNGPMTGPLADPRPKPPVVTETLAAISSIKPLDLDGWPSIEAQVAALADDVAYITHDIDDGLRAGLLSIADVAEQPLAGPLLKQLAADYPGLEQRRLIGELLRRLIDRMVTDLITETRRRIAAAGIAHADDARALGAPTVAFSAEMDQDRHAIKAYLFGALYRHVRVNRMTSKARRVVRDLVALFLAEPECLPDGWRERAEGPGSAATARVVVDYVAGMTDRHARDEYEKLFNPFVRT, from the coding sequence ATGGCCGCAGCCGACCCCCGGGATGTCTCGTCCCATCTCGCCCCCTATGCCTGCCGTCCGACCCGCGGCCGGCTGATCGACGAGCCGGAGAGCCAGATCCGCTCGCCCTTTCAGCGCGATCGCGACCGGGTGGTTCACGCCCGGTCGTTCCGCCGGCTGATGTACAAGACCCAGGTCTTCGTCAGCCATGAGGGCGATCATTACCGCACCCGCCTGACCCACAGCCTGGAGGTGGCGCAGATCAGCCGCACGATTGCCCGGGTGCTGGGCCTCGACGAGGATCTGGCCGAGGTCGTGGCCCTGGCCCATGATCTGGGCCATCCGCCCTTCGGTCATGCCGGAGAAGAGGCGCTGGCCCAGGCTGCGGCGGATTTCGGTGGCTTCGACCACAATGTCCAGGCGCTTCGGGTGATCACCATGTTCGAGCGGCGCTATGCCGCCTTCGACGGGCTGAACCTCAGCTGGGAGACGATCGAGGGCATTGCCAAGCATAACGGGCCGATGACCGGGCCGCTGGCCGATCCCCGCCCCAAACCGCCGGTGGTGACCGAGACCCTGGCCGCGATCAGCAGCATCAAGCCGCTGGATCTGGACGGCTGGCCGTCGATCGAGGCGCAGGTGGCGGCCCTTGCCGATGATGTCGCCTATATCACCCATGATATCGACGACGGGCTGCGTGCCGGTCTGCTGTCGATCGCGGATGTGGCGGAACAGCCGCTGGCCGGGCCGCTGCTCAAGCAGCTGGCCGCAGACTATCCGGGGCTTGAACAGCGCCGGCTGATCGGCGAACTTCTGCGCCGCCTGATCGATCGCATGGTCACGGACCTGATCACGGAAACCCGGCGCCGGATTGCGGCGGCGGGCATCGCCCATGCGGATGATGCACGGGCGCTGGGCGCGCCGACGGTTGCGTTTTCCGCCGAGATGGACCAAGACAGGCACGCGATCAAAGCCTATCTGTTCGGCGCGCTCTATCGCCATGTCCGGGTCAACCGGATGACGTCGAAGGCGCGCCGGGTGGTGCGGGATCTGGTGGCGCTGTTCCTGGCCGAGCCCGAATGCCTGCCCGACGGCTGGCGTGAACGGGCCGAAGGGCCGGGGAGTGCCGCCACCGCCCGCGTGGTCGTGGACTATGTGGCGGGCATGACCGACCGGCATGCCCGCGACGAGTACGAAAAGTTGTTCAACCCATTCGTCAGGACGTGA
- a CDS encoding HesB/IscA family protein, with amino-acid sequence MAASDAVLTSGNGSAGTPGLPPLTLSARAARHINRIAEKEGVPVRLRIAVSGGGCSGFQYEFSIDKDGVQPEDVVIARDGAEALVDEASIPFIIGSELDFVEDLTGSRFAVTNPNATASCGCGTSFSVF; translated from the coding sequence ATGGCCGCTTCCGACGCCGTCCTCACCTCGGGCAACGGCTCCGCCGGCACCCCCGGCCTGCCGCCGCTGACGCTGAGCGCCCGCGCCGCACGCCATATCAACCGCATCGCTGAGAAGGAAGGCGTGCCGGTCCGGCTGCGCATCGCCGTGTCGGGCGGCGGCTGCTCGGGCTTCCAGTACGAATTCTCGATCGACAAGGACGGCGTGCAGCCGGAAGACGTGGTCATCGCCCGCGACGGCGCCGAGGCGCTGGTCGATGAGGCATCGATTCCCTTCATCATCGGTTCCGAGCTGGATTTCGTCGAGGATCTGACCGGCTCGCGCTTTGCGGTCACCAATCCGAACGCCACGGCCTCCTGCGGCTGCGGCACCTCGTTCAGCGTGTTCTGA
- the xth gene encoding exodeoxyribonuclease III has protein sequence MIIATWNVNSLKARLGHVLDWLAEATPDIVLLQELKLETDKFPAAEIEAAGYHFAAHGQKTYNGVAILARAPITDVTRGLPGFEDEQARWIEGTVAIGDRGIRVASVYVPNGQSVTSEKFPYKLAFLDAFAAHARSMLDDASRPTVIGGDFNIAPEAGDLYDPKGWAGDVLFHPEERRRYRAVLHQGWTDAFRALHAEAGRYSWWDYRAGMWQKDHGLRIDHLLLSPEACDRLEAADIDRAPRGRDKASDHTPVWARLADQARIHAPYGVPEGEAAA, from the coding sequence ATGATCATCGCCACCTGGAACGTCAATTCGCTCAAGGCCCGCCTCGGCCACGTGCTCGACTGGCTGGCCGAAGCGACGCCGGATATCGTGCTGCTTCAGGAACTGAAGCTCGAAACCGACAAGTTCCCGGCGGCGGAAATCGAGGCGGCCGGCTACCATTTCGCGGCCCATGGCCAGAAGACCTATAACGGCGTCGCGATTCTGGCCAGGGCACCGATCACCGACGTCACCCGCGGCCTGCCCGGCTTCGAGGACGAGCAGGCGCGCTGGATCGAGGGCACGGTGGCGATCGGCGACCGGGGTATCCGGGTCGCCAGCGTCTATGTACCGAACGGTCAATCGGTAACGTCCGAGAAGTTCCCCTACAAGCTCGCCTTCCTCGATGCTTTCGCCGCCCATGCCCGCTCGATGCTGGATGACGCCAGCCGCCCGACGGTGATCGGCGGCGATTTCAACATCGCGCCCGAGGCCGGCGATCTCTACGACCCCAAGGGCTGGGCCGGCGACGTGCTGTTCCATCCGGAAGAGCGCCGCCGCTACCGCGCCGTGCTCCACCAGGGCTGGACCGACGCCTTCCGCGCGCTCCATGCCGAAGCCGGCCGCTACAGCTGGTGGGATTACCGCGCCGGCATGTGGCAGAAGGATCACGGGCTGCGCATCGACCATCTGCTGCTCTCGCCCGAGGCCTGCGACCGGCTGGAGGCCGCGGATATCGACCGCGCGCCGCGCGGCCGCGACAAGGCATCGGACCACACGCCCGTCTGGGCACGGCTGGCCGATCAGGCCCGCATCCACGCCCCTTATGGCGTGCCGGAAGGCGAAGCCGCCGCCTGA
- the ilvD gene encoding dihydroxy-acid dehydratase, translating to MANNRRSANITQGVARSPNRAMYYALGYQAADFDKPMIGIANGHSTITPCNAGLQRLVDAATAAVKTAGANPQVFGTPTISDGMAMGTEGMKYSLISREVIADCIETCVQGQWLDGVLVVGGCDKNMPGGMIALARCNVPGIYVYGGTIKPGRWKGQDLSIVSAFEAVGAFMAGRMSQEDFEGVERNACPSTGSCGGMYTANTMSSSFEALGMALLYSSSMANPDEEIVAGAARAAEVLVKAVEANLCPRDIITRKSIENAVALMMATGGSTNGVLHYLAIAHAAGVEWSLDDFERVRRKVPVICDLKPSGRFMAVDLHKAGGVPQVLKILLNAGLIHGDCMTITGRTLAEELEHVPDEPRADQEVIRPINRPIYDEGHLAILKGNLATGGAVAKISGLKNPVITGPARVFDDEPSAMDAILSDRIRPGDVVVLRYLGPKGGPGMPEMLAPTSAIIGRGLGESVGLITDGRFSGATWGMVVGHVTPEASEGGTIALVREGDEITIDAHRQLIQLNVDDAELEARRAAWTPPAPRYTRGVLSKFAKLARPASEGAVTD from the coding sequence ATGGCGAACAACCGGCGGTCCGCCAACATCACCCAGGGTGTGGCGCGTTCGCCCAACCGGGCGATGTATTACGCCCTGGGCTATCAGGCGGCCGATTTCGACAAGCCGATGATCGGCATCGCCAACGGCCATTCCACGATCACCCCCTGCAATGCCGGGCTGCAGAGGCTGGTCGATGCGGCGACGGCTGCGGTGAAGACGGCCGGCGCCAATCCGCAGGTCTTCGGCACGCCCACCATCTCCGACGGCATGGCGATGGGCACCGAAGGCATGAAGTACTCGCTGATCTCACGCGAGGTCATCGCCGACTGCATCGAGACCTGCGTTCAGGGCCAGTGGCTGGACGGGGTGCTGGTGGTCGGCGGCTGCGACAAGAACATGCCCGGCGGCATGATCGCGCTTGCCCGCTGCAATGTGCCCGGCATCTATGTCTATGGCGGCACGATCAAGCCGGGGCGCTGGAAAGGGCAGGATCTGTCGATCGTCTCGGCCTTCGAGGCGGTGGGCGCCTTCATGGCCGGCCGGATGTCGCAAGAGGATTTTGAGGGGGTGGAGCGCAATGCCTGCCCGTCGACCGGATCCTGCGGTGGCATGTATACCGCCAACACGATGAGTTCATCCTTCGAGGCGCTGGGCATGGCGCTGCTCTATTCCTCGTCGATGGCCAATCCGGACGAGGAAATCGTGGCGGGTGCTGCGCGGGCGGCCGAGGTGCTGGTGAAGGCGGTGGAGGCGAACCTCTGCCCGCGCGACATCATCACCCGCAAATCGATCGAGAATGCCGTGGCGCTGATGATGGCCACCGGCGGTTCGACCAATGGCGTGCTGCATTATCTGGCGATCGCCCATGCCGCCGGTGTGGAATGGTCGCTGGACGATTTCGAGCGGGTGCGCCGCAAGGTGCCGGTGATCTGCGATCTGAAGCCCTCGGGCCGGTTCATGGCGGTGGATCTGCACAAGGCCGGCGGTGTGCCGCAGGTGCTGAAGATCCTGCTGAATGCCGGGCTGATCCACGGCGACTGCATGACCATCACCGGCCGGACGCTGGCCGAGGAACTGGAGCATGTGCCGGATGAGCCGCGGGCCGATCAGGAGGTGATCCGTCCGATCAACCGGCCGATCTATGACGAGGGCCACCTGGCCATCCTGAAAGGCAATCTTGCCACCGGAGGCGCCGTCGCCAAGATCAGCGGCCTGAAGAATCCGGTGATCACCGGACCGGCGCGGGTATTCGACGACGAGCCTTCGGCCATGGACGCGATTCTGAGCGACCGGATCCGGCCGGGCGACGTGGTGGTGCTGCGCTATCTGGGGCCGAAGGGCGGGCCGGGCATGCCCGAGATGCTGGCGCCGACCTCGGCGATCATCGGCCGTGGGCTGGGGGAGAGCGTCGGGCTGATCACCGACGGCCGGTTCTCGGGCGCGACCTGGGGCATGGTGGTCGGCCATGTGACGCCCGAGGCGAGCGAGGGCGGCACCATCGCGCTGGTCAGGGAGGGCGACGAGATCACCATCGACGCCCATCGCCAGCTGATCCAGCTGAATGTCGACGACGCGGAACTGGAGGCCCGGCGGGCAGCATGGACGCCGCCCGCACCGCGCTATACCCGCGGCGTGCTGTCGAAATTTGCAAAGCTGGCCCGCCCGGCGAGCGAAGGGGCGGTCACCGACTGA